One Coregonus clupeaformis isolate EN_2021a chromosome 21, ASM2061545v1, whole genome shotgun sequence DNA window includes the following coding sequences:
- the elovl8a gene encoding ELOVL fatty acid elongase 8a isoform X1 yields the protein MVRWFATIRSAICAFRSMSAGYERLGMATTWQKIKLFYQGVLEDGDKRTDSWLLVYSPVPITCIFLCYLLLIWVGPKLMAHRQPVNLKPVLIIYNFAMVCLSAYMFYEFTASSWLANYSLLCQPVDYSTSPLAMRMAKVCWWFYFSKVIELSDTLFFILRKKNSQLTFLHVYHHGTMIFNWWAGVKYVAGGQSFLIGLINSLVHVVMYLYYGLAALGPHMQQYLWWKRYLTSLQLLQFFIVTIHTTYNLFTDCDFPDSMNAVVFAYSLSLITLFRNFYYQSYLTKKNKQT from the exons ATGGTTAGATGGTTTGCGACCATCAGATCCGCAATTTGTGCATTCCGGTCGATGAGTGCAGGCTACGAA CGTTTAGGGATGGCCACAACATGGCAGAAAATCAAACTGTTCTACCAAGGGGTGCTAGAGGATGGAG ACAAAAGAACCGACAGCTGGTTGCTGGTGTACTCACCTGTGCCAATCACCTGCATCTTCCTGTGCTACCTGCTCCTCATATGGGTGGGCCCCAAGCTGATGGCTCATAGACAGCCAGTCAACCTCAAGCCTGTGCTCATCATTTACAACTTTGCTatggtctgcctgtctgcctacaTGTTCTATGAG ttCACAGCGTCATCCTGGTTGGCAAACTATAGTTTATTATGTCAGCCTGTGGACTACAGCACCAGCCCACTGGCAATGCGG ATGGCAAAGGTCTGTTGGTGGTTCTACTTCTCCAAAGTCATCGAGCTCAGTGATACT CTTTTCTTCATCCTGAGGAAGAAGAACAGTCAGCTGACGTTCCTGCATGTCTACCACCACGGCACCATGATCTTCAACTGGTGGGCTGGGGTCAAGTACGTGGCAGGAGGCCAGT ccttcCTTATAGGCCTTATCAACTCATTGGTGCATGTGGTGATGTATCTATACTATGGGCTGGCAGCGCTGGGGCCTCACATGCAGCAATATCTGTGGTGGAAGCGCTACCTCACCTCCCTGCAACTG CTCCAGTTCTTCATTGTGACCATCCACACCACCTACAACCTGTTCACTGACTGCGACTTCCCAGACTCCATGAACGCTGTGGTGTTTGCCTACTCCCTCAGCCTCATCACGCTCTTCAGAAACTTCTACTACCAGAGCTACCTCACCAAGAAGAACAAACAGACATGA
- the elovl8a gene encoding ELOVL fatty acid elongase 8a isoform X2 has translation MATTWQKIKLFYQGVLEDGDKRTDSWLLVYSPVPITCIFLCYLLLIWVGPKLMAHRQPVNLKPVLIIYNFAMVCLSAYMFYEFTASSWLANYSLLCQPVDYSTSPLAMRMAKVCWWFYFSKVIELSDTLFFILRKKNSQLTFLHVYHHGTMIFNWWAGVKYVAGGQSFLIGLINSLVHVVMYLYYGLAALGPHMQQYLWWKRYLTSLQLLQFFIVTIHTTYNLFTDCDFPDSMNAVVFAYSLSLITLFRNFYYQSYLTKKNKQT, from the exons ATGGCCACAACATGGCAGAAAATCAAACTGTTCTACCAAGGGGTGCTAGAGGATGGAG ACAAAAGAACCGACAGCTGGTTGCTGGTGTACTCACCTGTGCCAATCACCTGCATCTTCCTGTGCTACCTGCTCCTCATATGGGTGGGCCCCAAGCTGATGGCTCATAGACAGCCAGTCAACCTCAAGCCTGTGCTCATCATTTACAACTTTGCTatggtctgcctgtctgcctacaTGTTCTATGAG ttCACAGCGTCATCCTGGTTGGCAAACTATAGTTTATTATGTCAGCCTGTGGACTACAGCACCAGCCCACTGGCAATGCGG ATGGCAAAGGTCTGTTGGTGGTTCTACTTCTCCAAAGTCATCGAGCTCAGTGATACT CTTTTCTTCATCCTGAGGAAGAAGAACAGTCAGCTGACGTTCCTGCATGTCTACCACCACGGCACCATGATCTTCAACTGGTGGGCTGGGGTCAAGTACGTGGCAGGAGGCCAGT ccttcCTTATAGGCCTTATCAACTCATTGGTGCATGTGGTGATGTATCTATACTATGGGCTGGCAGCGCTGGGGCCTCACATGCAGCAATATCTGTGGTGGAAGCGCTACCTCACCTCCCTGCAACTG CTCCAGTTCTTCATTGTGACCATCCACACCACCTACAACCTGTTCACTGACTGCGACTTCCCAGACTCCATGAACGCTGTGGTGTTTGCCTACTCCCTCAGCCTCATCACGCTCTTCAGAAACTTCTACTACCAGAGCTACCTCACCAAGAAGAACAAACAGACATGA